The following are encoded in a window of Planctomycetaceae bacterium genomic DNA:
- a CDS encoding PIN domain-containing protein, which yields MRTKFPGHFRPTDAEFEDLWQNATIVLDTSVLLNLYRISSTAANEFLDLLGAYRDRLWIPHHVAKEYLKNRTTVIGKECKKYLKLIGDLESMVDAIEGEKSHPFVPEDLANRFKDIAEELKAALTGSEDDHRGLLSNDRIRDAIEGLFNGRVGEAWTEDRLQQVYTEGKERYENKVPPGFADLKEKPEPDRYGDLVIWLQVIEWSESQSKHVIMLTNDKKEDWFEEASGRTLGPLPQLRFEFAEKTNKTVYLYSPSQFIGLANSRGEQVSENTINEVAKLEESGTSSSERAPRPDADLVKWLQEIVWNSLAPRMGDYILDSSRKLVQRGIPFAAQRKRIHRDVIGRLRKDIDDILAHSVQNTLEHSIATDLLDAVGLICLGRLSVHLENTIVSVFPEFLEESED from the coding sequence ATGAGAACGAAGTTCCCCGGACACTTTCGCCCAACTGACGCAGAATTTGAAGACCTTTGGCAAAATGCAACCATAGTCCTCGATACGAGTGTGTTGCTCAACCTGTATCGCATCTCATCAACCGCGGCTAACGAATTCTTAGATCTGCTAGGCGCGTATCGAGATAGACTTTGGATTCCGCATCATGTGGCAAAGGAATATCTAAAAAACCGCACCACCGTGATCGGCAAAGAATGTAAGAAATACTTAAAGCTCATTGGTGACTTGGAGTCAATGGTAGATGCTATTGAAGGGGAGAAATCGCATCCCTTCGTGCCGGAAGACTTGGCGAATCGATTCAAAGACATCGCTGAAGAATTAAAAGCGGCATTGACTGGAAGCGAAGATGACCATCGAGGTCTTTTGAGCAATGATAGAATTCGTGATGCGATAGAAGGGCTTTTCAATGGACGCGTTGGTGAAGCGTGGACTGAGGACCGGTTGCAGCAGGTATACACTGAAGGCAAGGAGAGGTACGAAAACAAGGTTCCACCTGGATTCGCCGATCTAAAAGAAAAACCAGAGCCGGACCGATACGGCGACTTGGTGATTTGGTTGCAAGTCATTGAATGGTCTGAATCACAATCAAAGCATGTGATCATGCTGACCAATGACAAAAAAGAAGATTGGTTTGAAGAGGCATCTGGCAGGACCTTAGGCCCACTACCGCAGTTGCGTTTTGAATTTGCGGAAAAGACCAACAAGACGGTGTATCTCTATTCCCCATCTCAGTTCATTGGACTTGCGAATAGTCGGGGTGAACAAGTCTCAGAGAATACCATCAATGAAGTAGCAAAATTAGAGGAAAGCGGAACGAGTTCATCCGAACGAGCACCAAGGCCAGATGCAGATCTGGTGAAGTGGCTGCAGGAGATCGTTTGGAATAGTTTAGCTCCGCGTATGGGAGATTACATACTCGATTCATCGAGGAAGTTGGTCCAACGTGGGATTCCATTTGCTGCTCAAAGGAAGAGAATTCACCGTGACGTCATTGGGAGGCTTAGGAAAGATATCGATGACATTTTGGCTCATAGTGTGCAGAATACCCTTGAGCATAGTATTGCTACTGACCTTCTTGACGCTGTTGGACTCATTTGTTTAGGCCGACTCTCAGTACACTTAGAGAACACTATTGTAAGTGTTTTTCCGGAGTTCTTGGAAGAATCCGAGGACTAG